In the Haloferula helveola genome, one interval contains:
- a CDS encoding carbohydrate porin gives MVTLVLATAPIARAETGALDSNPLSGPDDPHTLAGEMRQEKADLLDRNLLELWEEWKTGVTDRTGFSFGGDYTAVGFAASDSPGDDTSASGIFRLFGSWDLVNPKGKNTGGLVYKVEHRHRFTDVPPAAFGFEVGYAGAPEPVFNDDGFRVTELNWKQYFCDDRVVARVGFIDIKSYFDVYGLASPWNGFHNLAFSTGSNTQSVLPDGAFGIMIGGYLTDHVYAVAGIADASADPTSVFGGFETFFSDFDTFKSLEIGFTGGGKRLFLDNAHIAIWQLDDSKETGGQGGWGVNASVSKLLADRWLVFLRGGWADEGAGAYEASVSTGFGYMNEPGGHLLGVGLNWGRPNSDTFPVPLDDQWTAEVFYRLQLLENFQLTPSLQFLINPALNPNEHFVALFGLRTRLTF, from the coding sequence ATGGTCACACTCGTTCTTGCGACCGCGCCGATCGCCCGGGCGGAAACGGGCGCTCTCGACAGCAACCCTCTATCCGGGCCCGACGACCCTCATACGCTCGCCGGGGAGATGCGGCAGGAAAAGGCAGATCTGCTCGACCGCAACTTGCTCGAGTTATGGGAGGAGTGGAAAACCGGGGTCACTGACAGAACCGGATTCAGTTTCGGTGGCGACTACACGGCGGTCGGTTTCGCCGCCAGTGACAGCCCCGGCGACGATACCTCCGCTTCGGGAATCTTCCGGCTGTTCGGATCGTGGGACCTGGTGAATCCCAAAGGCAAGAACACCGGCGGCCTGGTCTACAAGGTCGAGCACCGGCACCGCTTCACCGACGTGCCACCCGCCGCCTTCGGCTTTGAAGTGGGCTACGCGGGAGCCCCCGAGCCGGTCTTCAACGACGACGGTTTTCGAGTCACGGAACTCAATTGGAAGCAGTACTTCTGCGACGACCGGGTTGTGGCGAGGGTCGGCTTCATCGACATCAAGTCCTACTTCGACGTCTACGGTCTCGCCAGCCCCTGGAACGGTTTCCACAATCTCGCGTTCTCGACGGGTTCGAACACCCAGTCGGTGCTGCCTGACGGTGCGTTTGGCATAATGATCGGCGGCTACCTGACGGACCACGTCTATGCGGTGGCCGGGATCGCCGATGCCAGCGCGGACCCGACCTCCGTGTTCGGAGGATTCGAGACATTCTTCAGTGATTTCGACACCTTCAAGTCCCTCGAAATCGGATTCACCGGCGGAGGCAAGCGGCTCTTCCTCGACAATGCACACATCGCGATCTGGCAGCTCGACGACAGCAAGGAAACCGGTGGTCAGGGCGGCTGGGGAGTGAACGCTTCGGTATCGAAGCTGCTCGCCGACCGGTGGTTGGTGTTCCTGCGTGGTGGCTGGGCGGACGAAGGCGCGGGCGCCTACGAAGCATCGGTCAGCACGGGCTTCGGCTACATGAACGAACCCGGCGGGCATTTGCTCGGCGTGGGCCTCAACTGGGGGCGCCCCAATTCGGACACCTTCCCCGTGCCACTCGATGACCAGTGGACCGCTGAAGTCTTCTACCGACTGCAGTTGTTGGAGAATTTCCAGCTCACACCGAGCCTCCAGTTTCTCATCAATCCGGCACTCAACCCTAACGAACACTTCGTGGCCCTGTTCGGGTTGCGTACCCGACTGACGTTCTGA
- a CDS encoding enoyl-CoA hydratase-related protein, which translates to MSKYQFITTERKGKVGIVTFNRPEAMNALNEQVTTEVTDALMEFDADHGIGCMILAGGDKAFCAGADLKWIASQDFESAYLTDLAAYMDQVAGLRKPVIAAVRGFAFGGGTEISLMCDMIIADSTAKFGLTEVTLGVLPGGGGPARLASAVGKAKAMYYVLTGKWFDAAEAERIGMITKAVEDGKHLEVAMEIATTIANNPRLAVLACKEAVNEQAETPLIPALKLARRLFHGLFSTPDQKEGMAAFAEKRKPNYKEY; encoded by the coding sequence ATGAGCAAGTACCAGTTCATCACAACCGAGCGGAAGGGTAAGGTCGGGATCGTAACGTTCAATCGCCCCGAGGCGATGAATGCCTTGAATGAGCAGGTGACGACCGAAGTCACCGATGCCCTGATGGAATTCGACGCCGACCACGGCATCGGCTGCATGATCCTGGCCGGAGGCGACAAGGCATTCTGCGCCGGCGCCGATCTGAAATGGATCGCCTCGCAGGACTTCGAGAGCGCCTATCTCACCGATCTGGCCGCTTACATGGACCAGGTCGCCGGGCTGCGCAAACCGGTCATCGCCGCGGTTCGCGGCTTCGCCTTCGGCGGCGGCACCGAGATCTCGCTGATGTGTGACATGATCATCGCCGACTCGACCGCCAAGTTCGGCCTGACCGAAGTCACACTGGGCGTCCTCCCCGGGGGCGGAGGTCCGGCACGCCTGGCCAGTGCCGTGGGCAAGGCCAAGGCGATGTACTACGTGCTGACCGGAAAATGGTTCGACGCCGCGGAAGCCGAGCGAATTGGCATGATCACCAAGGCCGTCGAGGACGGCAAACACCTCGAAGTGGCCATGGAGATCGCCACAACGATCGCCAACAACCCGAGACTGGCCGTCCTCGCGTGCAAGGAAGCGGTGAACGAGCAAGCCGAGACGCCGCTCATCCCGGCCCTGAAGCTCGCGCGCCGTCTCTTTCATGGGCTCTTCAGCACTCCGGATCAGAAGGAGGGCATGGCTGCTTTCGCCGAGAAGCGGAAGCCAAACTACAAGGAGTATTAG
- a CDS encoding enoyl-CoA hydratase/isomerase family protein, which translates to MKKVIIEKSGGIIRVKINRPEVMNACDGETYDAIADAWEELEGDPDLRVGIVSGEGRAFCVGTDIKWVKSPDAEGFVDRLYPRMLTLTKPVIAAIHGHCNGGGLEQALAADIRVCSEDAHFGSGEVRLGWIPGGYGTQRLPRVIPLGPALELLYTGGRIDASDAYRLGLVNHVVPADQLMEKCEQIASEITKCAPLAVQKMKQVVMQGLDMPLTQAVRLEKEYFEWLMRTEDSKEGALAFAEKRAPNWKGK; encoded by the coding sequence ATGAAAAAAGTCATTATTGAAAAATCAGGCGGAATCATCCGCGTGAAGATCAATCGCCCGGAAGTCATGAACGCCTGCGATGGCGAAACGTACGACGCGATCGCGGATGCATGGGAAGAACTGGAGGGCGACCCCGACCTGAGGGTGGGGATCGTTAGCGGCGAAGGCCGCGCATTCTGCGTCGGAACCGACATCAAATGGGTCAAGTCGCCCGATGCGGAGGGTTTCGTGGATCGCCTTTACCCGCGCATGTTGACCCTGACGAAACCTGTAATCGCAGCCATCCATGGTCACTGCAACGGCGGCGGTTTGGAGCAGGCGCTGGCCGCCGACATTCGCGTTTGCAGTGAAGATGCTCATTTCGGCTCGGGTGAAGTTCGGCTCGGCTGGATTCCGGGCGGCTACGGCACCCAGCGACTGCCTCGAGTGATTCCGTTGGGTCCGGCACTTGAACTACTGTACACCGGCGGTCGCATTGACGCCTCGGACGCCTATCGGCTTGGCCTCGTCAATCATGTGGTCCCGGCGGATCAATTGATGGAGAAGTGCGAACAGATCGCCTCGGAGATCACCAAGTGCGCGCCGCTGGCCGTCCAGAAGATGAAGCAAGTCGTCATGCAGGGACTCGACATGCCCCTCACCCAAGCCGTCAGGCTCGAGAAGGAGTATTTCGAATGGCTCATGCGGACCGAGGACTCGAAGGAAGGCGCCCTGGCTTTTGCTGAAAAGCGCGCACCCAACTGGAAGGGGAAATAA
- a CDS encoding MarC family protein: protein MGWIEIFILLFATTNAGKAAIVSLTMTRNADASLKRKIAFRSVLITTVVCILFTLAGAVILSALKITVEALLISGGAILFVFALNLVIAEDKPETASGPPPAPSIGIAAYPLAVPLMASPQGLVAIIAIEATLRQGFSPGAIMDVGILLGIILIIMAINLGVLLGAERIFAKIPPEFLKVVMRIVGVLLCALAVQLMIAGFDGLGLIPAGESSK from the coding sequence ATGGGCTGGATTGAGATATTTATACTTCTATTCGCGACCACGAATGCGGGAAAGGCTGCGATCGTCAGCCTGACCATGACCCGAAACGCGGATGCTTCCCTCAAACGGAAGATCGCCTTCCGTTCGGTGCTGATCACGACGGTCGTTTGCATCTTATTTACCTTGGCCGGGGCCGTCATTCTGTCGGCGTTGAAGATTACCGTGGAAGCCCTGTTGATTTCCGGCGGCGCCATTCTCTTCGTCTTTGCGCTCAATCTGGTCATCGCAGAAGACAAGCCGGAAACCGCAAGCGGCCCACCCCCTGCCCCGTCCATCGGTATCGCAGCCTACCCGCTCGCGGTACCGCTGATGGCGTCTCCTCAGGGCCTTGTCGCCATTATCGCAATCGAGGCGACTCTCCGACAGGGATTCAGCCCTGGAGCCATCATGGATGTCGGAATCCTGCTCGGGATCATCCTGATCATCATGGCCATCAACCTTGGGGTGCTTTTGGGCGCGGAGCGTATCTTTGCAAAGATTCCGCCCGAGTTCCTGAAGGTGGTGATGCGGATTGTGGGCGTGCTACTTTGCGCACTGGCAGTGCAGTTGATGATTGCCGGATTCGATGGGCTTGGACTGATCCCTGCCGGCGAGAGCTCAAAATAG
- a CDS encoding AMP-binding protein, with amino-acid sequence MDIAWLGGQWVDREPEKTFLIWAPFEGEERRWSYAEFASDANRFAAGLHDRGIGAGDFVLVHLENCPELLIAWFGCAILGAVPVTTNSRAVPADVRYFAEVMRPVAAVTQPSFAAMVREACGDATCMIMTESQPPTDGPTQGPEEFGAEPFSQFCSDSPLPDLPRDPARDFSVQFTSGTTSRPRPTVWTHANALWCGRSMAMSMRLRREDATLVYMPLFHANAQVALLTTLWSGGTVVLQPKFSASRFWDTCARYGVTWASMIPFAFKALQGRPVPEHRVRVLMSLARLPDPEREFGVETIGYWGMTETVASAIIADADHVGPPGTMGRPSPFYGIEVRKEDGSPAGPGEQGLLFIHGERGVSLFKQYYHNPEATEDAFDANGALDTGDMVRIDEDGWFFFVGRDKDMLRVGGENVAASEIERVITESGLVEECAVVAQKHHMLGDVPAAFVILNDAGKALPEADLIEKITAYCRENLADFKVTRSVQVVDELPRTTLDKVAKNQLRDRLPPIDAD; translated from the coding sequence ATGGATATTGCCTGGCTGGGCGGCCAATGGGTCGACCGAGAACCGGAGAAGACCTTCCTGATCTGGGCTCCCTTCGAGGGCGAGGAACGAAGGTGGAGCTATGCGGAGTTCGCCAGCGATGCCAATCGGTTCGCCGCCGGCCTACATGACCGCGGAATCGGCGCCGGTGATTTCGTGCTCGTCCATCTTGAGAACTGCCCGGAGCTCCTGATCGCCTGGTTCGGCTGCGCCATCCTGGGTGCCGTCCCGGTGACGACCAACTCCCGGGCGGTACCGGCCGACGTCCGCTATTTTGCCGAAGTCATGCGGCCCGTCGCCGCAGTCACCCAGCCTTCGTTTGCCGCCATGGTGCGCGAGGCCTGCGGAGACGCCACCTGCATGATCATGACCGAAAGTCAGCCCCCAACCGATGGTCCGACGCAGGGACCGGAGGAGTTTGGAGCCGAGCCCTTTTCGCAATTCTGCAGCGACTCTCCTCTTCCCGATCTGCCGCGGGATCCCGCGCGGGATTTTTCGGTGCAGTTCACCTCCGGGACAACCTCTCGCCCCAGGCCCACCGTCTGGACCCACGCCAACGCCTTGTGGTGCGGAAGATCCATGGCGATGAGCATGCGTCTCCGTCGCGAGGACGCGACACTCGTCTACATGCCGCTGTTTCACGCCAACGCTCAGGTGGCCTTGCTGACCACCCTTTGGTCCGGGGGCACGGTGGTGCTGCAGCCGAAATTCTCCGCTTCACGGTTCTGGGACACATGCGCCCGATATGGCGTGACCTGGGCATCAATGATCCCCTTTGCCTTCAAGGCCCTCCAGGGCCGACCCGTCCCCGAGCACCGGGTCCGCGTGCTGATGTCGCTGGCTCGATTGCCGGATCCAGAAAGAGAGTTCGGGGTTGAGACCATAGGCTATTGGGGAATGACCGAGACCGTGGCTTCCGCGATCATCGCGGATGCGGATCATGTCGGCCCGCCCGGAACGATGGGGCGTCCCTCTCCTTTTTACGGAATCGAGGTTCGCAAGGAGGACGGCTCCCCGGCCGGGCCGGGCGAGCAGGGACTTCTTTTCATCCACGGCGAGCGGGGCGTCTCCCTTTTCAAGCAATACTATCATAACCCCGAGGCGACCGAGGATGCCTTCGATGCGAACGGCGCGCTGGATACGGGTGACATGGTCCGGATCGACGAGGACGGCTGGTTCTTCTTCGTCGGCCGCGACAAGGACATGCTGCGGGTCGGCGGCGAGAATGTGGCCGCGTCCGAGATCGAACGCGTCATCACCGAGTCGGGCCTCGTCGAGGAGTGTGCCGTGGTCGCGCAGAAACACCACATGCTGGGTGACGTGCCCGCCGCGTTCGTCATCCTCAACGACGCGGGCAAGGCTCTCCCCGAGGCGGATCTCATCGAGAAGATCACCGCCTACTGTCGTGAAAACCTAGCGGACTTCAAGGTGACCCGATCCGTGCAAGTGGTCGACGAACTTCCCCGCACGACCCTCGACAAGGTGGCGAAGAATCAACTTCGGGATCGCTTGCCACCAATCGACGCGGATTGA